The Catharus ustulatus isolate bCatUst1 chromosome 13, bCatUst1.pri.v2, whole genome shotgun sequence genome includes a window with the following:
- the LOC117002457 gene encoding leiomodin-3, with protein sequence MNMSELGQNSDEDVCPEDIDEDEILANLSPEELKELQSEMEVMAPDPEIPTGMIQKDQTEKPPTGSFDHRSLVDYLYWQKASRRMLEDERVPVTLLPSERSAAEEMEGEAGRRVPGTEEKERHYQNEHVSESRTHPGETKKDGSDKERVVEEDEKEEAEEEEEDDEEEEEEEEEDETESETKENYTNENSHSNQISQKPSTEPGEIKEKPKENEKKISKLNIPQKLALDTSFMKISARPSGNQTNLEDSLEKVRKNNPDMKELNLNNIENVPKEMLIDFVNAMKKNKNIKTFSLANVGADDNVAFALANMLRENRSITTLNIDSNFISGKGIVAIMRCLQYNETLTELRFHNQRGLLGHQAEMEIARLLKANTTLLKMGYHFELPGPRMVVTNLLSRNLDKQRQKRQEGQRQQQMKEQKELIAMLENGLGLHPGMWEMLGVPLPQLRMQEPPQAPKPPIPAAVSLSKRQENTRPAPEQPCREKPISFKVVKLKKTQRKPPVPEYVEPAEKTNLKDVIKTLKPIPRRRPPPLVEITPRDQLLNDIRQSNVAYLKPVPLPKQLE encoded by the exons ATGAACATGTCTGAACTTGGCCAAAACTCCGACGAAGACGTGTGCCCTGAGGACATAGATGAGGATGAAATCCTGGCTAACCTGTCCCctgaggagctgaaggagctgcagagcgAGATGGAAGTCATGGCCCCAGACCCTGAAATCCCCACTGGGATGATACAGAAGGATCAGACAGAGAAACCCCCTACGGGGAGCTTCGACCACCGGTCCCTGGTTGACTACCTGTACTGGCAGAAGGCATCCCGACGCATGCTCGAGGATGAGAGAGTTCCTGTCACCCTCTTGCCCTCTGAG AGAagtgctgcagaggagatggaaggagaggctggcaggagggtgccaggaacagaggaaaaagagagacaTTACCAAAATGAGCATGTGTCCGAGTCAAGAACACACCCTGGGGAGACAAAGAAAGATGGAAGTGATAAGGAGAGAGTGGTGGAGGAGGATGAGAAGGaagaagcagaggaggaagaggaagatgatgaagaggaggaggaggaagaagaagaagatgagACTGAATCGGAAACAAAGGAGAATTACACCAATGAGAACAGCCACAGCAACCAGATAAGTCAGAAGCCAAGTACAGAACCAGGAGAAATCAAAGAAAAGcctaaggaaaatgaaaagaaaatatcaaaactGAACATCCCCCAGAAGTTAGCGCTGGATACCAGCTTCATGAAGATAAGTGCCAGGCCTTCAGGAAATCAAACCAATTTAGAAGACAGTTTGGAGAAAGTCCGAAAAAACAACCCAGACATGAAGGAGCTCAACCTGAACAACATAGAAAACGTCCCCAAGGAAATGCTGATAGATTTTGTCAACGCCatgaaaaagaacaagaacatAAAAACGTTCAGCTTGGCCAACGTGGGGGCTGACGACAACGTGGCGTTCGCGCTGGCCAACATGCTGAGGGAGAACAGGAGCATCACCACCCTGAACATCGATTCCAACTTCATCTCTGGCAAAGGCATCGTGGCCATCATGCGCTGCCTGCAGTACAACGAGACGCTGACGGAGCTGCGCTTCCACAACCAGAGGGGCCTGCTGGGCCACCAGGCGGAGATGGAGATcgccaggctgctcaaagccaaCACCACCCTCCTTAAAATGGGGTACCACTTCGAGCTGCCGGGGCCCAGGATGGTGGTGACCAACCTGCTCAGCAGGAACCTGGACAAGCAGAGGCAAAAGAGGCAAGAagggcaaaggcagcagcaaatgAAAGAGCAGAAAGAGTTGATAGCGATGCTGGAAAATGGACTTGGGCTGCATCCTGGGATGTGGGAAATGCTGGGGGTACCGCTGCCCCAGCTGAGAATGCAGGAGCCCCCAcaagcccccaaaccccccatccctgcagctgtgtcGCTGAGCAAAAGGCAGGAGAACACGAGGCCAGCCCCCGAGCAGCCGTGCAGAGAGAAACCCATCAGCTTCAAAGTGGTCAAGCTGAAGAAAACTCAGCGCAAACCCCCCGTGCCAGAGTACGTGGAGCCCGCTGAGAAAACCAACCTCAAAGACGTCATCAAAACACTTAAACCAATTCCCAGGAGAAGACCCCCTCCCCTGGTGGAAATAACCCCGAGAGATCAGCTCCTCAACGACATCCGCCAGAGCAACGTCGCTTATCTCAAGCCG GTGCCGTTGCCAAAGCAGCTGGAGTGA